The following coding sequences lie in one Hyphobacterium sp. CCMP332 genomic window:
- the uvrB gene encoding excinuclease ABC subunit UvrB: MARLTTDDSAVRDMGQAKFEIESPVPTPAAWVPHRPARPEKSEGGVRFECVSEYSPTGDQPSAISELVHGLNAQERDQVLLGATGTGKTFTMAKIIEAVQRPALILAPNKTLAAQLYGEFKSFFPRNAVEYFVSYYDYYMPEAYVPRTDTYIEKESSINEAIDRMRHAATRSILERDDVIIIASVSCIYGIGSVETYTAMTFELKTGATADPREVAKKLVALQYTRNDAAFQRGTFRLRGDVLEIFPAHYDDRAWRVDFFGDEVERITEFDPLTGRAQTELNSVKIYANSHYVTPRPTLHQAMASIKEELKVRLAWMEQNGKLLEAQRLAQRTEFDLEMIGATGSCAGIENYSRYLTGRKPGEPPPTLFEYIPEDALVFVDESHQTIPQLGAMFKGDFSRKKTLADHGFRLPSCLDNRPLKFEEWDLMRPQTVCVSATPGGWELQRTGGVFTEQVIRPTGLVDPPVEVRPVSKDGASQVDDIIDEARATAANGFRTLVTTLTKRMAEDLTEYMHEQGLKVRYMHSDVDTVERIELIRDLRLGVYDVLVGINLLREGLDIPECGLVGILDADKEGFLRSETSMVQTIGRAARNADAKVILYADKITSSMQRAMDETERRREKQHAHNIEHNITPTSIVRGISDVLEGVMEKTAAGRSGRTRGRSQRRETKAAENQVAFEPNNLRAVVADLEKQMREAAANLEFETAAELRDQIKQLEGE; encoded by the coding sequence ATGGCCCGACTCACCACTGATGACAGTGCCGTCCGCGATATGGGGCAGGCGAAATTCGAAATCGAAAGTCCGGTGCCGACGCCCGCTGCCTGGGTGCCGCACCGCCCTGCCCGTCCGGAGAAATCGGAGGGCGGAGTCCGGTTCGAATGTGTCTCGGAATATTCGCCGACCGGAGACCAGCCCTCGGCGATTTCCGAACTTGTCCACGGTCTCAATGCGCAGGAGAGAGACCAGGTACTCCTCGGGGCGACGGGGACGGGCAAGACCTTCACCATGGCGAAAATCATTGAAGCGGTGCAGCGCCCGGCGCTGATCCTGGCGCCGAACAAGACGCTGGCGGCGCAGTTATACGGCGAATTCAAGAGCTTTTTTCCCCGTAATGCCGTCGAGTATTTTGTCTCCTACTACGACTACTACATGCCCGAAGCCTATGTGCCGCGCACCGACACGTACATTGAGAAAGAGTCTTCGATCAATGAGGCGATTGATAGGATGCGCCACGCCGCCACCCGTTCCATCCTGGAGCGGGATGATGTGATCATTATCGCCTCCGTCTCCTGCATTTACGGCATCGGCTCGGTCGAGACCTATACGGCGATGACGTTCGAGCTGAAGACCGGCGCCACCGCCGATCCGCGCGAGGTCGCGAAGAAACTCGTCGCCCTGCAATACACGCGCAATGACGCGGCTTTCCAGCGCGGCACCTTCCGCCTGAGGGGCGATGTGCTGGAAATCTTCCCGGCGCATTATGACGACCGGGCCTGGCGCGTGGATTTCTTTGGTGACGAGGTCGAGCGCATCACCGAATTCGACCCGCTGACCGGGCGCGCCCAGACCGAGCTCAATTCGGTCAAGATCTACGCCAATTCGCACTATGTGACGCCGCGCCCGACGCTGCATCAGGCCATGGCCTCCATCAAGGAGGAGCTGAAAGTCCGCCTCGCCTGGATGGAGCAAAACGGCAAGCTGCTCGAAGCGCAACGCCTCGCCCAGCGCACGGAATTTGATCTGGAAATGATCGGCGCGACGGGCTCGTGCGCCGGCATCGAGAATTATTCGCGCTACCTCACCGGCCGCAAGCCGGGCGAGCCGCCGCCCACATTGTTTGAATATATCCCGGAGGATGCCCTCGTCTTTGTCGATGAGAGCCACCAGACGATTCCGCAGCTGGGCGCCATGTTCAAGGGCGACTTCAGCCGCAAGAAAACGCTGGCCGATCACGGCTTTCGCCTGCCCTCCTGCCTCGATAACCGCCCGCTGAAATTCGAGGAATGGGACCTCATGCGGCCGCAGACCGTCTGTGTCTCGGCGACGCCCGGCGGCTGGGAATTGCAGCGCACGGGCGGCGTCTTCACCGAACAGGTCATCCGCCCCACCGGGCTGGTCGATCCGCCGGTCGAGGTCCGCCCGGTGTCGAAGGACGGGGCCAGCCAGGTCGATGACATTATCGATGAAGCCCGCGCCACGGCGGCCAATGGCTTCCGCACCCTGGTCACCACCCTCACCAAGCGCATGGCCGAGGATCTCACCGAATACATGCACGAGCAGGGGCTGAAAGTCCGCTACATGCACTCCGATGTCGACACGGTGGAGCGTATCGAGCTGATCCGCGACTTACGTCTCGGCGTCTATGATGTGCTGGTCGGCATCAACCTTTTGCGCGAAGGCCTCGATATCCCCGAATGTGGCCTTGTGGGCATTCTTGATGCGGATAAGGAAGGCTTTCTGCGCTCTGAAACCAGCATGGTGCAGACGATTGGCCGCGCGGCGCGCAATGCGGATGCGAAAGTCATCCTCTATGCCGACAAGATCACCAGTTCCATGCAGCGCGCGATGGATGAGACCGAACGTCGCCGCGAAAAACAACACGCCCACAATATCGAACACAACATTACGCCGACCTCGATTGTGCGCGGCATTTCAGATGTGCTCGAAGGCGTCATGGAAAAAACCGCCGCCGGTCGGTCAGGGCGGACACGTGGCAGGTCGCAAAGACGGGAAACCAAGGCCGCCGAAAATCAGGTGGC
- a CDS encoding lipocalin family protein, whose amino-acid sequence MIFRTAILGFLPLILTACMSAPPDRLAGDEPPPVVASVDIERYLGTWFEIARAEHSFEENCHGVSAYYERRDDGMIRVINRCWQGGLDGELDVAEGRARIADPETNAKLEVSFFGPFFGDYWIVELAEDYSWAVISEPQGRYLWILAREPQMNPEILDARLAYLQALGFDTEGLIYPDQWPSAAAAPREGLPE is encoded by the coding sequence ATGATTTTTCGTACCGCAATACTGGGTTTTCTGCCCCTGATCCTGACTGCCTGCATGAGCGCGCCGCCGGACCGGCTGGCCGGGGATGAGCCGCCGCCCGTTGTCGCCTCGGTGGATATCGAGCGCTATCTCGGAACCTGGTTTGAAATCGCCCGGGCGGAACACAGTTTTGAGGAAAATTGCCATGGCGTTTCAGCCTATTACGAGCGCCGCGACGATGGGATGATCCGGGTGATCAACCGCTGCTGGCAGGGCGGGCTGGACGGCGAGCTGGACGTGGCGGAAGGCCGTGCGCGGATTGCCGATCCGGAGACCAATGCCAAGCTGGAAGTGAGTTTTTTCGGACCGTTTTTCGGCGATTACTGGATTGTCGAGCTGGCCGAGGATTATTCCTGGGCGGTGATTTCCGAACCGCAGGGCCGCTATCTGTGGATCCTCGCCCGCGAACCGCAAATGAATCCGGAAATTCTGGATGCCCGCCTAGCCTATCTGCAGGCGCTCGGTTTTGATACCGAAGGCCTGATCTATCCCGATCAATGGCCCAGCGCCGCGGCCGCACCGCGTGAAGGCCTGCCGGAATAA
- a CDS encoding response regulator, with amino-acid sequence MAGSFDRVRVLIVEDNPHMSAILRTILQGFGVRTIHECRDAETALNNMAAFNPDILLADLLMGEMDGLELATHIRNDENSPNKYLPIIMVTAHSERTRVLQAINVGVNEYLAKPVRPIDLFERMISLIERPRRFVRAPNYFGPDRRRRQEARYEGPWRRSTDEKYDDGDEADEEAVA; translated from the coding sequence ATGGCGGGCAGTTTTGATCGCGTTCGTGTTCTCATCGTTGAGGACAATCCGCATATGTCGGCAATTCTGCGGACAATATTGCAGGGTTTTGGCGTGCGTACGATTCACGAATGCCGCGATGCCGAAACCGCGCTCAACAATATGGCCGCCTTCAATCCCGATATTCTCCTGGCCGATCTGTTGATGGGGGAGATGGACGGTCTCGAACTCGCCACCCACATCCGCAATGACGAGAATAGCCCGAATAAATATCTGCCCATTATCATGGTTACCGCCCATTCCGAACGGACGCGCGTGCTTCAGGCCATCAATGTCGGCGTGAACGAATACCTGGCCAAGCCGGTGCGTCCGATTGACCTGTTCGAGCGCATGATTTCATTGATCGAGCGGCCGCGGCGCTTTGTTCGCGCACCGAACTATTTCGGACCCGACCGCCGCCGCCGGCAGGAAGCCCGATATGAGGGGCCATGGCGTCGCTCCACAGACGAAAAATACGATGACGGCGATGAGGCTGACGAGGAAGCCGTAGCCTAG
- a CDS encoding low specificity L-threonine aldolase, whose translation MNFLSDTTAPAHPALLASLTAANSGYAASYGNDAITTELKARLSEVFATDLELVLTTSGTASNALALSVLCPPHGMILCHDEAHIHRDERGAPEFFSGGAKLLPLAGEHAKIDPGELERALNQWPQDFVHAPPPCALSISNLNESGCAYSPTELTALTGRAKSKALNIHFDGARFANALVSSGESAASMSWQSGADILCLGATKNGALGAEAILLFGNARRHLPELQARQKRSGHMGPKARYIAAQMLAWLHDDLWLDLARAANTSAAEIANTLRKAGAEIVHPVDGNEVFVRLDVEVARQLRSAGAGFYQWPDGSARFVASWSTTDNDLKALEDALGG comes from the coding sequence ATGAATTTTCTTTCCGATACCACCGCGCCTGCGCATCCCGCGCTTCTGGCGTCTCTGACCGCTGCCAACTCCGGCTATGCGGCAAGTTATGGCAATGATGCGATAACCACCGAATTGAAGGCCCGATTGAGCGAGGTTTTCGCGACTGATCTCGAATTGGTGCTGACGACCAGCGGCACAGCCTCCAACGCTTTGGCCTTGTCGGTTCTTTGCCCCCCGCACGGTATGATTCTTTGTCACGATGAGGCGCATATCCATCGCGACGAGCGGGGCGCACCCGAGTTTTTCTCCGGCGGAGCAAAGCTTTTGCCGCTGGCCGGTGAGCATGCGAAAATTGATCCCGGCGAGCTTGAGCGCGCGCTGAATCAATGGCCGCAGGATTTTGTGCATGCGCCACCTCCCTGCGCCCTGTCGATTTCAAATCTGAATGAATCCGGCTGTGCCTATTCGCCGACGGAACTGACCGCTCTGACAGGGCGGGCGAAATCGAAGGCTTTGAATATTCATTTCGACGGGGCGCGATTTGCGAACGCCCTGGTGTCATCCGGTGAAAGTGCCGCCAGTATGAGTTGGCAATCGGGCGCGGACATCCTCTGCCTTGGGGCGACCAAAAACGGCGCGCTCGGCGCGGAAGCCATATTGTTGTTTGGCAATGCGCGGCGCCATTTGCCCGAACTTCAAGCCCGGCAGAAGCGCTCGGGCCATATGGGCCCCAAGGCACGCTATATTGCGGCTCAAATGCTGGCCTGGTTGCACGATGATTTATGGCTGGATCTGGCAAGGGCAGCCAATACTTCGGCGGCCGAAATTGCCAATACTCTGCGAAAAGCCGGAGCCGAAATCGTTCATCCCGTTGATGGCAATGAAGTTTTTGTGCGCCTCGACGTGGAAGTGGCAAGGCAGCTGCGGTCGGCAGGCGCCGGATTCTATCAATGGCCGGACGGTTCGGCGCGTTTTGTCGCCAGCTGGTCGACGACGGACAATGACCTCAAGGCCCTGGAAGACGCGTTGGGGGGCTAG
- a CDS encoding pyridoxal phosphate-dependent aminotransferase: MTFHQSDALARVQPSATLAVTQKARDLRAQGVDVISLGAGEPDFDTPDHIKDAAIAAIRAGKTKYTAVDGIPELKAAIVAKFGRENGLVYTPDQVSVAPGGKPIIYNALVATLNPGDEVLFPAPYWVSYPEMVRLCGGEPKVIPAGIENGFKITPAQLEAAITPKTKWFIFNSPSNPTGAGYTADEIRGLTDVLLRHPQVMIMTDDMYEHIVYDGYEFATIAQVEPRLYDRTLTTNGVSKAFSMTGWRIGYAAGPKALIAAMRKVISQTTSNACSISQWAALAALEGPMDFIRDRNDAFKRRRDIVLADINAAKGLSAPVPEGAFYIFAECSGWIGKTTAKGVTLHNDVDVCSALLDEEAVAAVPGTAFGGSPCFRISYATDDDSLREAGKRIRRFAENLS, translated from the coding sequence ATGACCTTCCATCAATCGGACGCGCTGGCACGAGTTCAGCCTTCGGCAACACTGGCCGTCACTCAGAAAGCGCGCGATTTGCGGGCGCAAGGTGTCGACGTCATTTCACTGGGCGCCGGAGAACCGGATTTTGATACGCCCGATCATATCAAGGATGCGGCGATCGCAGCCATTCGCGCGGGCAAGACGAAATATACTGCCGTTGACGGGATACCGGAATTGAAAGCGGCTATTGTCGCCAAGTTCGGGAGAGAGAACGGCCTCGTATACACCCCCGATCAGGTATCGGTGGCTCCGGGCGGCAAGCCCATCATTTATAACGCCCTGGTGGCGACCCTGAATCCGGGCGATGAAGTCCTGTTTCCGGCCCCCTACTGGGTGTCATATCCGGAAATGGTCCGGCTATGCGGCGGTGAACCAAAAGTCATCCCGGCGGGCATTGAGAACGGATTCAAGATCACGCCTGCGCAGCTCGAAGCCGCCATCACGCCAAAAACCAAATGGTTCATTTTCAACTCGCCCTCCAATCCGACGGGCGCGGGATATACGGCCGACGAAATTCGCGGGCTGACGGATGTCTTGCTGCGCCATCCGCAGGTCATGATCATGACCGACGATATGTACGAACACATCGTCTATGATGGCTATGAATTTGCGACGATCGCCCAGGTCGAACCCCGACTGTACGACCGGACGCTGACGACGAATGGCGTTTCGAAAGCTTTCTCGATGACGGGGTGGCGCATCGGTTATGCCGCCGGGCCAAAAGCGTTGATCGCCGCCATGCGCAAAGTGATCTCGCAAACGACCTCCAATGCCTGCTCGATCAGTCAGTGGGCGGCGCTCGCAGCCCTTGAGGGCCCCATGGATTTCATCAGGGATCGCAATGACGCGTTCAAGAGGCGCCGCGACATCGTATTGGCGGATATCAACGCGGCGAAGGGCCTGTCGGCGCCGGTTCCGGAAGGTGCCTTCTATATATTTGCTGAATGCTCGGGCTGGATTGGAAAGACCACCGCGAAGGGAGTGACGCTCCACAATGATGTGGACGTCTGCAGTGCGCTCCTCGACGAGGAAGCGGTCGCCGCCGTTCCCGGCACAGCCTTTGGCGGATCGCCCTGCTTTCGCATTTCCTATGCAACGGATGATGACTCATTGCGCGAGGCGGGCAAACGGATCCGGCGCTTCGCGGAGAATCTTTCATAG
- a CDS encoding Dps family protein encodes MTMSMGMDQAKRDTMAKAVTEVLADTYALYFKTHAYHWNVTGPRFHDLHMLFETQYNEMWTATDDIAERVRALGVKAPSSYMEMDRFAKVKSEATKADANDMLSDLLAGHEQVATTIRSALEQAAELGDEATADILTPRLTAHEKMGWMLRSTLG; translated from the coding sequence ATGACGATGTCGATGGGTATGGACCAGGCGAAACGCGATACAATGGCGAAGGCCGTCACCGAGGTGCTGGCCGACACCTATGCGCTCTACTTCAAGACGCACGCTTATCACTGGAACGTCACGGGTCCGCGTTTCCACGATCTGCACATGCTTTTTGAAACCCAGTACAACGAGATGTGGACGGCCACAGACGATATTGCCGAGCGCGTTCGGGCTCTGGGCGTGAAGGCACCGTCTTCCTACATGGAGATGGACAGGTTCGCGAAGGTGAAATCGGAAGCGACCAAGGCAGACGCAAACGACATGTTGTCGGATTTGCTCGCCGGCCATGAGCAGGTCGCCACGACTATTCGCTCTGCTCTCGAGCAGGCCGCCGAACTTGGCGATGAGGCGACGGCGGATATTCTGACCCCGCGCCTGACGGCTCACGAAAAAATGGGCTGGATGTTGCGGTCGACGCTCGGCTAG
- a CDS encoding LysR family transcriptional regulator — MDWDKLKSFHAAAEAGSLTAAAETLGLSQSALSRQITALEDQLGIKLFHRHARGLLLTEPGKLLYKAAHDISAKVALAEAMVADSRDKPSGDLRVTAPTALGAIWLAPRLASFNTAYPDIRIRLMLDDHELDVASLEAECAIRPWPSTQNDLIQRKLMQVSQHLYASRSYLHRCGTPAAPEDLDDHAIVQYGPPSLAPIPNLDWAARLGRPPGAAPRAAIVEANTINAVMKATEAGLGIASLPDYVARENDKLVRVLPDVEGPVFEVYFVYAEELRGSNRITVFRDFLIAEAKRWET; from the coding sequence ATGGATTGGGACAAACTCAAGTCATTTCACGCGGCAGCAGAGGCCGGTTCGCTCACCGCTGCGGCCGAAACGCTTGGCTTGTCACAATCTGCGCTCAGTCGACAGATTACGGCCCTGGAAGATCAACTGGGTATCAAGCTGTTTCACCGGCACGCCCGCGGACTCTTGCTGACCGAACCGGGCAAGCTGCTGTACAAGGCCGCGCACGACATCTCGGCCAAAGTCGCGCTGGCCGAAGCCATGGTTGCCGATTCCAGGGACAAGCCTTCCGGTGATCTTCGCGTCACGGCACCGACCGCACTGGGCGCGATCTGGCTCGCGCCCCGGCTGGCATCGTTCAATACAGCCTATCCCGATATCCGTATCCGGCTGATGCTGGATGATCACGAGCTGGACGTCGCCAGTCTGGAAGCGGAGTGTGCCATTCGTCCCTGGCCCTCGACCCAGAATGACCTGATACAGCGCAAACTCATGCAGGTGTCACAACACCTCTATGCCAGCCGTAGCTATCTGCATCGTTGCGGCACACCGGCCGCGCCGGAAGACCTCGACGATCATGCGATCGTGCAATATGGCCCGCCCTCTCTGGCGCCGATCCCGAATCTGGACTGGGCGGCGCGCCTTGGCCGCCCACCCGGCGCTGCGCCACGAGCGGCCATCGTCGAAGCCAATACAATCAACGCCGTCATGAAGGCCACCGAAGCGGGGCTGGGTATTGCCAGCCTGCCGGATTATGTCGCGCGTGAAAACGACAAGCTTGTTCGCGTTTTACCCGACGTTGAAGGGCCGGTGTTCGAGGTCTATTTCGTTTATGCGGAGGAATTACGCGGATCAAACCGGATCACGGTGTTTCGCGACTTTTTGATTGCAGAGGCCAAGCGCTGGGAAACCTGA